Proteins encoded within one genomic window of Gigantopelta aegis isolate Gae_Host chromosome 2, Gae_host_genome, whole genome shotgun sequence:
- the LOC121385613 gene encoding TELO2-interacting protein 2-like isoform X1, producing the protein MRNKRIKLDLDKTMDETPSCECDKKIHTDTDKGILQLFKLAASSQNHVTLLDISVKIEQLSAEYIYSCLKSSVMPDLLIQTIKTAIVGELPEREHCQYEEQDFVGTADKTDAVLKNFASIFHHLNSLELLESAVMNCLNKVLPSLLLLLSANMTPAAWNSSGVVDQSMMLSQCMLKLYKCDTTGKLLTLNMDSQNHDFISPSSSLFGKYLRLVKPCLDRDRWKRNPFVQASFIHLLTSVKQSSISEHLTDILPPSLNFIDDFVVENKISGIKCLRHIIANTSSEELRWYGRAEVVYEAVKHQLYTKNATLLQDAIPTVLAVVRVVERTPDNIHSGLLLDVNRYDEIFQMLLHDAELENNIHIRRALTSHLWKFVDELGIGVVRHMKNVVHLVSNFLEIYDGPEETSRLNALMMLKSLIKNAWPRVYSHCEEILKCLLKLLYDLAVDETTTSKEVKDNLHDESVSCLVLLRYCCPRLVESYLNELNKPETAECIRETVQLVMQADVPCC; encoded by the exons ATGAGAAACAAAAGA ATAAAACTTGACCTCGACAAAACCATGGATGAAACACCTAGCTGTGAGTGTGATAAAAAGATACATACCGATACAGATAAAGGAATCCTACAGTTGTTTAAGCTGGCTGCATCGTCACAGAACCATGTCACTCTGCTGGACATATCGGTCAAAATAGAGCAGCTGTCAGCAGAATATATCTACTCTTGTTTGAAGTCTTCAGTGATGCCGGATCTCCTCATACAAACCATCAAAACTGCCATCGTTGGTGAACTACCTGAAAGGGAACATTGCCAATATGAAGAACAAGATTTTGTTGGCACTGCAGATAAAACGGAcgcagttttaaaaaattttgctTCCATATTTCATCATCTGAACAGTCTGGAATTGCTGGAGAGTGCCGTGATGAATTGCCTCAATAAAGTCCTGccaagtttgttgttgttactttCAGCCAACATGACCCCAGCTGCCTGGAACAGCAGTGGTGTTGTTGATCAGAGCATGATGTTATCGCAGTGTATGCTCAAACTCTACAAGTGTGATACAACGGGAAAGCTTTTAACACTAAACATGGACAGTCAGAATCATGACTTCATTTCTCCAAGCTCTTCCCTGTTTGGAAAATATCTGCGTCTTGTGAAACCGTGTTTGGATAGAGACAGATGGAAGAGAAATCCTTTTGTTCAAGCCTCTTTCATTCACTTGTTAACGAGTGTTAAGCAGTCTTCTATCAGTGAACATCTGACAGACATTTTACCACCATCGCTCAACTTCATTGatgattttgttgttgaaaacaaaatatctggGATAAAGTGTCTCCGTCATATTATTGCCAATACATCATCCGAGGAATTGCGGTGGTACGGCAGAGCTGAAGTAGTGTATGAAGCCGTCAAACACCAACTGTACACAAAGAATGCAACCTTGCTACAGGATGCTATTCCCACTGTGTTGGCTGTTGTCAGAGTTGTTGAACGAACACCAGACAACATCCATTCTGGCCTCCTATTGGACGTTAACAGATATGATGAAATATTCCAGATGCTGTTGCATGATGCAGAATTGGAAAACAACATTCACATACGCCGAGCTCTCACATCACATCTGTGGAAGTTTGTCGACGAACTGGGAATCGGTGTCGTCAGACACATGAAAAATGTTGTCCATCTTGTATCAAACTTTCTGGAAATCTATGATGGCCCTGAAGAAACATCACGGTTGAATGCTCTGATGATGCTCAAATCCCTCATCAAAAATGCCTGGCCCAGAGTCTACAGTCATTGTGAGGAGATACTCAAGTGCCTGTTGAAGCTCTTGTATGATCTTGCTGTTGATGAAACAACCACATCTAAGGAGGTGAAGGACAATCTTCATGATGAATCAGTGTCCTGCTTAGTCTTGTTACGGTACTGCTGTCCTCGACTGGTAGAGTCCTATTTAAATGAACTGAACAAACCAGAAACTGCTGAATGTATCAGGGAGACTGTACAGCTGGTCATGCAAGCTGATGTTCCGTGTTgttga
- the LOC121378322 gene encoding zinc transporter ZIP1-like, translated as MVSLAWTKAIVLVVLLVLTFILGVLPIKLVHIFKRRARHKQLARTLATASNDEEETESLPTYKRVISFLSCFAAGVFLATCFLDLLPSVQRELMSVLDVYNIRTGFPTAEFIACLGLFAILITEQIVLVVKESQTHTPSAKQPLLTSDKSDLIESTHSDHSMSGIHDHHRKRQILKRSETISDDSCDDAHNVKSNDKCEESENQSPLRTLLLLIVLSLHSIFEGLAIGLQKNTNGVLEIFAALVLHKGILSFSLGMNLVHTRLSEGTTIRSILIFSLTAPIGIALGIGIMKFWDSTTSSLVQGILQGIASGTFLYITFFEVLPHEFNSSHSRLLKVFFLLFGFSAVTAILFLSDSVRKPLCAVTPTP; from the coding sequence ATGGTGTCACTGGCATGGACGAAGGCGATAGTTTTAGTGGTTCTTTTGgtattaacttttattttgggAGTACTCCCAATAAAACttgtacatatttttaaacGCCGAGCCCGACATAAGCAGCTGGCGCGTACATTGGCAACAGCGAGCAATGACGAAGAGGAAACGGAAAGTTTGCCGACATATAAACGTGTCATCAGTTTCTTGAGTTGTTTCGCTGCAGGCGTCTTCCTAGCGACGTGTTTCCTCGACCTCCTGCCCAGTGTACAGCGAGAGCTGATGAGCGTCCTCGATGTTTACAATATCAGAACCGGGTTCCCAACGGCGGAGTTCATTGCATGTTTGGGACTTTTCGCCATACTCATCACCGAGCAGATAGTGCTGGTGGTAAAAGAATCTCAGACCCATACTCCAAGTGCAAAGCAACCACTGCTTACCAGTGACAAGTCGGATCTTATAGAATCCACACACAGTGATCATTCAATGTCTGGAATCCACGACCACCATCGCAAAAGGCAGATTTTGAAAAGATCCGAAACCATTTCGGATGACAGTTGTGATGATGCACATAATGTTAAGTCAAATGACAAATGCGAAGAGTCGGAAAATCAGTCGCCGCTGCGAACACTGCTGTTGCTTATTGTTCTCTCTCTGCACTCCATTTTCGAAGGACTGGCAATCGGTTTGCAGAAAAACACAAATGGAGTGTTGGAAATATTTGCAGCTCTCGTATTGCATAAAGGGATTTTAAGTTTTAGTTTGGGTATGAATCTCGTACACACAAGATTGTCGGAAGGAACAACTATACGATCAATCCTAATTTTCTCCCTAACCGCACCCATAGGTATTGCTTTGGGCATTGGTATCATGAAATTTTGGGACTCTACAACATCCAGTTTAGTTCAAGGGATCCTCCAGGGAATAGCAAGTGGAACGTTCTTGTATATCACGTTCTTTGAAGTCCTGCCACATGAGTTCAACTCCAGTCATAGTCGacttttaaaagtgtttttccTTTTATTTGGTTTTAGTGCAGTGACTgcaattttgtttctttctgaTTCAGTTAGAAAACCACTTTGTGCTGTAACACCAactccttaa
- the LOC121385613 gene encoding TELO2-interacting protein 2-like isoform X2: protein MDETPSCECDKKIHTDTDKGILQLFKLAASSQNHVTLLDISVKIEQLSAEYIYSCLKSSVMPDLLIQTIKTAIVGELPEREHCQYEEQDFVGTADKTDAVLKNFASIFHHLNSLELLESAVMNCLNKVLPSLLLLLSANMTPAAWNSSGVVDQSMMLSQCMLKLYKCDTTGKLLTLNMDSQNHDFISPSSSLFGKYLRLVKPCLDRDRWKRNPFVQASFIHLLTSVKQSSISEHLTDILPPSLNFIDDFVVENKISGIKCLRHIIANTSSEELRWYGRAEVVYEAVKHQLYTKNATLLQDAIPTVLAVVRVVERTPDNIHSGLLLDVNRYDEIFQMLLHDAELENNIHIRRALTSHLWKFVDELGIGVVRHMKNVVHLVSNFLEIYDGPEETSRLNALMMLKSLIKNAWPRVYSHCEEILKCLLKLLYDLAVDETTTSKEVKDNLHDESVSCLVLLRYCCPRLVESYLNELNKPETAECIRETVQLVMQADVPCC, encoded by the coding sequence ATGGATGAAACACCTAGCTGTGAGTGTGATAAAAAGATACATACCGATACAGATAAAGGAATCCTACAGTTGTTTAAGCTGGCTGCATCGTCACAGAACCATGTCACTCTGCTGGACATATCGGTCAAAATAGAGCAGCTGTCAGCAGAATATATCTACTCTTGTTTGAAGTCTTCAGTGATGCCGGATCTCCTCATACAAACCATCAAAACTGCCATCGTTGGTGAACTACCTGAAAGGGAACATTGCCAATATGAAGAACAAGATTTTGTTGGCACTGCAGATAAAACGGAcgcagttttaaaaaattttgctTCCATATTTCATCATCTGAACAGTCTGGAATTGCTGGAGAGTGCCGTGATGAATTGCCTCAATAAAGTCCTGccaagtttgttgttgttactttCAGCCAACATGACCCCAGCTGCCTGGAACAGCAGTGGTGTTGTTGATCAGAGCATGATGTTATCGCAGTGTATGCTCAAACTCTACAAGTGTGATACAACGGGAAAGCTTTTAACACTAAACATGGACAGTCAGAATCATGACTTCATTTCTCCAAGCTCTTCCCTGTTTGGAAAATATCTGCGTCTTGTGAAACCGTGTTTGGATAGAGACAGATGGAAGAGAAATCCTTTTGTTCAAGCCTCTTTCATTCACTTGTTAACGAGTGTTAAGCAGTCTTCTATCAGTGAACATCTGACAGACATTTTACCACCATCGCTCAACTTCATTGatgattttgttgttgaaaacaaaatatctggGATAAAGTGTCTCCGTCATATTATTGCCAATACATCATCCGAGGAATTGCGGTGGTACGGCAGAGCTGAAGTAGTGTATGAAGCCGTCAAACACCAACTGTACACAAAGAATGCAACCTTGCTACAGGATGCTATTCCCACTGTGTTGGCTGTTGTCAGAGTTGTTGAACGAACACCAGACAACATCCATTCTGGCCTCCTATTGGACGTTAACAGATATGATGAAATATTCCAGATGCTGTTGCATGATGCAGAATTGGAAAACAACATTCACATACGCCGAGCTCTCACATCACATCTGTGGAAGTTTGTCGACGAACTGGGAATCGGTGTCGTCAGACACATGAAAAATGTTGTCCATCTTGTATCAAACTTTCTGGAAATCTATGATGGCCCTGAAGAAACATCACGGTTGAATGCTCTGATGATGCTCAAATCCCTCATCAAAAATGCCTGGCCCAGAGTCTACAGTCATTGTGAGGAGATACTCAAGTGCCTGTTGAAGCTCTTGTATGATCTTGCTGTTGATGAAACAACCACATCTAAGGAGGTGAAGGACAATCTTCATGATGAATCAGTGTCCTGCTTAGTCTTGTTACGGTACTGCTGTCCTCGACTGGTAGAGTCCTATTTAAATGAACTGAACAAACCAGAAACTGCTGAATGTATCAGGGAGACTGTACAGCTGGTCATGCAAGCTGATGTTCCGTGTTgttga